One genomic window of Etheostoma spectabile isolate EspeVRDwgs_2016 chromosome 5, UIUC_Espe_1.0, whole genome shotgun sequence includes the following:
- the mxd1 gene encoding LOW QUALITY PROTEIN: max dimerization protein 1 (The sequence of the model RefSeq protein was modified relative to this genomic sequence to represent the inferred CDS: substituted 1 base at 1 genomic stop codon) — protein MAAVGMVQMLIEAAEYLERREREAEHGYASMPPFISSQERESLKRKSKSKKNTSSRSTHNEWKRTGMXKRAHLRLCLERLKSLVPLGPDANRHTTLSLLMKAKDHIKRLEESDRRAQHTVEQLQRERRHLRRRLEQLGVERTRMDSTGSTVSLDKSDSDQEDLDVDVEGTDYLLGDLEWSTSSVSDSGDERGSLRSSCSDEGYSSASLLLLQDTQERAKQLGCSL, from the exons atgGCGGCGGTCGGAATGGTGCAGATGTTGATCGAAGCAGCCGAGTACCTTGAGCGCAGGGAACGAG AAGCTGAACATGGCTATGCCTCCATGCCACCCTTCATCAGCAGCCAAGAGAGGGAAAGCTTAAAGAGGAAAAgcaaaagcaagaaaaacacaagtagCAG GTCTACGCACAATGAATGGAAAAGAACAGGTATGTAAAA ACGGGCACATCTACGGCTCTGTTTAGAGCGCTTAAAGTCTCTCGTTCCCCTAGGACCAGATGCTAACAGACACACCACTCTAAGCCTGCTGATGAAAGCCAAAGATCATATCAAG AGGTTGGAGGAGAGCGATAGGAGAGCTCAGCACACCGTGGAGCAGCTACAGCGGGAGCGGAGACATCTGAGGCGGCGTCTGGAGCAGCTAGGGGTGGAGAGGACCCGCATGGACAGTACCGGCTCCACTGTGTCTTTGGACAAGTCTGACTCTGACCAAG AGGACCTGGATGTGGACGTGGAGGGGACGGACTACCTGCTGGGTGACCTGGAGTGGAGCACCAGCAGTGTCAGCGACTCGGGCGACGAGCGGGGCAGCCTGCGCAGCAGCTGCAGCGACGAGGGCTACTCCAGCgccagcctgctgctgctgcaggacaCTCAGGAGAGGGCCAAGCAGCTGGGCTGCAGCCTATAG
- the snrnp27 gene encoding U4/U6.U5 small nuclear ribonucleoprotein 27 kDa protein isoform X1, with protein sequence MGRSRSRTPPRRERRRSRSTSRERERRRREKERSRDRDRERRRSRSRSPHRRRSSRSPPRRHPSSSTSPSDEGKHAKDKSAKPIQISEEDMQGKTEEEIEMMKQMGFGSFSTSKGKKTDGSVNAFAVNVTMKRKYRQYMNRKGGFNRPLDFIA encoded by the exons ATGGGCAGGAGCAGGAGCCGAACTCCTCCGAGACGAG AGAGAAGGCGTTCCCGCTCAACTTCAAGGGAGCGCGAGCGGAGGCGAAGGGAAAAGGAGCGCTCTCGTGATCGGGACCGTGAGCGGCGGAGGAGTCGCTCACGGTCTCCTCACAGGAGACGTTCAAG CAGGTCTCCCCCCCGACGtcatccctcctcctccacctccccctctGATGAGGGCAAACACGCTAAGGACAAGTCAGCAAAGCCCATTCAGATCTCGG AGGAAGACATGCAGGGCAAAACAGAAGAGGAAATTGAGATGATGAAACAGATGGGATTTGGATCCTTTTCCACCAGCAAG GGGAAGAAGACTGATGGATCTGTCAATGCCTTTGCTGTCAATGTGACCATGAAGAGAAAATACAG GCAGTACATGAACAGAAAAGGTGGATTCAACAGACCACTGGACTTCATCGCCTGA
- the snrnp27 gene encoding U4/U6.U5 small nuclear ribonucleoprotein 27 kDa protein isoform X2, with protein sequence MGRSRSRTPPRRERRRSRSTSRERERRRREKERSRDRDRERRRSRSRSPHRRRSRSPPRRHPSSSTSPSDEGKHAKDKSAKPIQISEEDMQGKTEEEIEMMKQMGFGSFSTSKGKKTDGSVNAFAVNVTMKRKYRQYMNRKGGFNRPLDFIA encoded by the exons ATGGGCAGGAGCAGGAGCCGAACTCCTCCGAGACGAG AGAGAAGGCGTTCCCGCTCAACTTCAAGGGAGCGCGAGCGGAGGCGAAGGGAAAAGGAGCGCTCTCGTGATCGGGACCGTGAGCGGCGGAGGAGTCGCTCACGGTCTCCTCACAGGAGACGTTCAAG GTCTCCCCCCCGACGtcatccctcctcctccacctccccctctGATGAGGGCAAACACGCTAAGGACAAGTCAGCAAAGCCCATTCAGATCTCGG AGGAAGACATGCAGGGCAAAACAGAAGAGGAAATTGAGATGATGAAACAGATGGGATTTGGATCCTTTTCCACCAGCAAG GGGAAGAAGACTGATGGATCTGTCAATGCCTTTGCTGTCAATGTGACCATGAAGAGAAAATACAG GCAGTACATGAACAGAAAAGGTGGATTCAACAGACCACTGGACTTCATCGCCTGA